One window of Caldilineales bacterium genomic DNA carries:
- a CDS encoding ester cyclase, which produces MSPEPSATSTPTPILLYQKGDIRRTLAGGGPRRQSMAGFDEKFTDIIDYILRITHEIWEEKGIGRIYDYYGYNCPVHTTEGTIYGREAVMAGTVATLAAFPDRRLYGDEVIWAGDDVNGFYTSHRLTHMGRNTGYSSFGPPTGRQVRYTAIADCVVRENVIVEEWLARDNVMLVRQLGFEPLALAREMAAQEAAAGIRFEHPGEVERVLGQGTPVELPPPPTEFEIEDFMRRILHQIWNWRLLNVVDTAFAPSYSGQFPSGRSLYGRGDYQAFVLAMLAAFPDAALTVDHFCALADGPDAYRTATRWTLQGSHLGPGVYGAPTGKRIRLMGMSHHLLHAGRIVREWTVFDEFALMKRLFAPD; this is translated from the coding sequence ATGTCACCTGAACCGTCTGCAACCTCCACCCCCACGCCGATTCTGCTCTATCAAAAGGGCGACATCCGCCGCACCCTGGCGGGCGGCGGGCCGCGCCGGCAAAGCATGGCCGGCTTCGACGAGAAGTTCACCGACATCATCGATTACATCCTGCGCATCACGCACGAAATCTGGGAGGAGAAAGGCATTGGGCGCATCTACGATTACTATGGCTACAACTGCCCCGTGCATACCACGGAAGGGACGATCTACGGGCGCGAGGCGGTGATGGCGGGGACGGTGGCGACGCTGGCGGCTTTTCCTGACCGGCGGCTTTACGGCGACGAGGTGATCTGGGCGGGCGACGACGTGAACGGCTTCTACACCTCGCACCGATTGACGCACATGGGCCGCAACACCGGCTACAGCAGCTTTGGCCCGCCCACCGGCCGGCAGGTGCGCTACACGGCCATCGCCGACTGCGTGGTGCGTGAGAATGTCATCGTCGAAGAATGGCTGGCGCGCGACAATGTGATGCTGGTGCGGCAGTTGGGCTTCGAGCCGCTGGCGCTGGCCAGAGAGATGGCCGCCCAGGAAGCAGCAGCAGGGATTCGTTTCGAGCATCCGGGCGAGGTCGAGCGGGTGCTCGGCCAGGGGACGCCGGTCGAGCTGCCGCCGCCGCCGACCGAGTTCGAGATCGAGGACTTCATGCGCCGCATCCTGCATCAGATCTGGAACTGGCGGTTGCTGAATGTGGTCGATACGGCCTTTGCGCCCAGCTACAGCGGCCAGTTCCCTTCTGGGCGCAGCCTGTATGGGCGGGGCGATTACCAGGCCTTCGTGCTGGCCATGCTGGCGGCCTTCCCCGACGCCGCCCTCACGGTCGACCATTTCTGCGCCCTGGCCGACGGGCCAGACGCCTATCGCACGGCCACGCGCTGGACGCTGCAGGGCAGCCACCTGGGTCCCGGCGTCTATGGGGCGCCCACCGGCAAGCGCATCCGGCTGATGGGCATGTCGCATCACCTGCTCCACGCCGGTCGCATCGTCCGCGAATGGACGGTTTTCGATGAGTTCGCCCTGATGAAACGGTTGTTTGCACCGGACTGA